The proteins below come from a single Myripristis murdjan chromosome 10, fMyrMur1.1, whole genome shotgun sequence genomic window:
- the clint1a gene encoding clathrin interactor 1a, translating into MLNMWKVRELVDKATNVVMNYSEVESKVREATNDDPWGPSGQLMSEIARATFMYEQFPEVMNMLWARMLRDNKKNWRRVYKSLLLLAHLIRNGSERVVTSAREHLYDLRSLESYHFVDENGKDQGVNVRQKVKEMVDFVQDDDRLREERKKAKKNKDKYIGVSSDSMGGFRSYSGDRYDSGDNRRWDEDWDRNKGQFPFSEKLGEISDKIGSTIDDTINKFRKKDRDDSPDRFSDNEDERGRPSRNGQSGREFKDEEETVTTKSVQIVQATETTATRKRGGVPSKRVDLGAAAHYTGDKSPDTTTKQTQPAAPQPSSSGLADLLMVDTGVSQPANTDLISGFADFSSPAASAGLSSGPVSSGNGDFGEWNAFPGGQMPTPAQAVDTGGNDLFGTMTASPAPAPASAPVAAPPSADLFDLMGPAQSLTTSQSLNFSMSSTHSMSSTVLPQSRSQPLQGMGGPLQPQPMQPTQPVQPAQQGVASQGAGAKPALPSTWSDHSVNINLDFLGPGMQPPKPSQPSLNTLQQGNQGNMLSQGFASMNLGPTTIRPSVNPMMQPGMGMGMGMGMTPNQGMMGMNMSMGIPQASMTMGMPGAMGMGMGMSPAMVQQPKQDAFADFGNFGK; encoded by the exons ATGCTGAATATGTGGAAGGTCAGGGAACTGGTTGATAAAGC AACCAATGTGGTGATGAACTATTCTGAGGTGGAGTCCAAAGTCAGGGAGGCCACCAACGATGACCCCTGGGGACCGTCAGGACAGCTGATGAGTGAAATAGCTAG AGCCACCTTCATGTATGAGCAGTTCCCAGAGGTGATGAACATGCTGTGGGCTCGCATGCTGAGGGACAACAAAAAGAATTGGAGGAGAGTCTACAAG TCCCTGTTGCTGCTGGCTCACCTGATCAGGAACGGATCAGAGAGGGTTGTCACCAGTGCCAGAGAACATCTTTACGATTTGAGATCCTTAGAGAGCTACCACTTTGTAG ATGAGAATGGGAAGGATCAAGGAGTGAATGTACGTCAGAAGGTGAAGGAGATGGTGGACTTTGTCCAGGATGATGACAGGctaagagaggagaggaagaaggcaaagaaaaacaaagacaaatacatTGGAGTGTCCTCTGACAGTATGGGAGGATTCAGAAGTTACT CGGGGGACAGGTATGACTCCGGCGATAACCGGAGGTGGGACGAGGACTGGGACAGGAACAAAGGACAGTTCCCTTTCAGCGAGAAGCTGGGAGAGATCAGTGACAAAATTGGCAGCACCATTGATGACACCATCAACAAGTTCAGGAAGAAGGACAGAGACGACTCACCAGACCGATTTAG TGACAATGAGGACGAGCGGGGTCGACCGTCTCGCAATGGCCAGTCGGGAAGAGAGTTTAAAGATGAAGAGGAGACCGTCACCACCAAGAGCGTTCAAATAGTCCAGGCAACAGAGACTACAGCAACACGGAAAAGAGGCGGGGTGCCATCTAAAAGAGTAGACTTGGGGGCCGCAGCCCATTACACAGGAGACAAGAGCCCAGATACCACCACCAAACAG ACCCAGCCAGCAGCCCCTCAGCCCTCCAGTAGTGGCCTGGCTGACCTGCTGATGGTGGACACAGGAGTGAGCCAGCCTGCTAATACAG ACCTGATCAGTGGATTCGCTGATTTCTCCTcgcctgctgcttctgctggcCTGTCTTCAGGGCCTG TCTCTAGCGGTAATGGAGACTTTGGAGAATGGAATGCCTTCCCTGGAGGTCAGATGCCAACACCTGCTCAGGCTGTTGACACCGGTGGAAATGACCTTTTTGGAACTATGACAGCCAGTCCTGCCCCTGCCCCAGCCTCAGCTCCAGTGGCTGCTCCTCCCTCAGCAGACCTGTTTGACTTGATGGGGCCAGCTCAGTCCCTCACCACCTCCCAGAGCCTCAACTTTAGcatgagcagcacacacagcatgagCAGCACAGTTCTGCCACAGTCCAGGTCACAG CCCCTCCAGGGCATGGGGGGTCCTCTACAGCCTCAGCCCATGCAGCCAACACAGCCAGTTCAGCCCGCGCAGCAGGGAGTGGCATCTCAGGGTGCCGGAGCCAAACCTGCCCTCCCCTCAACCTGGTCAGACCACTCAGTCAACATTAACCTGGACTTCCTGGGCCCAGGCATGCAGCCCCCCAAGCCTAGCCAGCCAAGCCTCAACACACTCCAGCAAG GCAACCAGGGAAACATGCTCTCCCAGGGATTTGCCAGTATGAACCTCGGACCCACAACAATCAGGCCATCTGTAAATCCTATGATGCAGCCGGGCATGGGCATGGGCATGGGAATGGGAATGACCCCCAACCAGGGCATGATGGGGATGAACATGAGTATGGGGATACCACAGGCAAGTATGACCATGGGGATGCCTGGTGCTATGGGCATGGGCATGGGGATGAGCCCTGCCATGGTCCAACAGCCCAAACAGGATGCTTTTGCTGACTTCGGCAACTTTGGGAAGTGA
- the lsm11 gene encoding U7 snRNA-associated Sm-like protein LSm11 yields MRILLEDEDGSIASPCASVVDSNMEERERDTGDVNPSSTSSDCKATAPTSSSSAPSVPEHGADSTRAASGDLGDKLDVCSDNFDPLLALYSPTVPLPFPNIKCFNNVSEYESFLRGGRGRAKPENVEKRQRKAMKGVADPERIERLKKLMVRNPVPEAEGESSSSTPRRRKQKPPKNVLTRMPLCKGGPLGELHRCVEERIRVKVHIRTFKGLRGVCSGFIVAFDKFWNMAMVDVDETYRELLLGEALYHEKALTVSRLFEKLKIQESPEGDEQAKKHKAKGKASCPQSADPSPVSKEGSSKRGDNRTESRLSGDSVRGEQEKQGASLKARGPETGGRKHSQAYGKVHTRHVNQLFIRGENVILINPQPL; encoded by the exons ATGAGGATCCTCCTGGAAGATGAAGATG GATCCATTGCTTCGCCGTGTGCTTCCGTGGTTGATTCAAAcatggaggagagggaaagggacACAGGGGATGTAAACCCAAGCTCTACGAGTTCCGACTGCAAAGCCACAGCTCCGACATCCAGCTCCAGCGCACCATCTGTGCCGGAGCATGGAGCGGACTCAACCCGCGCAGCGAGCGGCGACCTCGGCGATAAACTGGACGTCTGCTCGGACAACTTCGACCCACTGCTGGCCTTGTACTCACCGACCGTGCCTCTTCCCTTCCCCAACATCAAGTGCTTCAACAATGTGTCTGAGTACGAGAGCTTCCTGAGGGGCGGCCGAGGTAGAGCCAAGCCAGAAAACGTGGAGAAAAGGCAGCGGAAAGCCATGAAAGGAGTGGCCGACCCGGAACGCATCGAAAGGCTGAAGAAGCTCATGGTGCGGAACCCGGTGCCAGAGGCGGAGggggagagcagcagcagcacaccgCGGCGCAGGAAGCAGAAGCCCCCCAAAAACGTCCTGACGAGGATGCCCC tgtgcaAAGGGGGTCCTTTGGGTGAGCTGCACCGCTGCGTCGAGGAGAGGATCAGGGTCAAAGTTCACATCAGGACCTTTAAGGGATTACGGGGAGTGTGCTCCGGCTTCATCGTGGCCTTCGACAAGTTCTGGAACATG GCAATGGTGGACGTAGATGAGACCTACAGAGAGCTTCTCCTCGGGGAGGCCCTCTACCATGAGAAGGCCCTCACTGTGTCACGG CTCTTTGAGAAGCTGAAAATCCAGGAGAGCCCAGAAGGCGATGAGcaagcaaaaaaacacaaagcgaAGGGAAAAGCCAGTTGTCCTCAGTCTGCTGATCCTTCCCCAGTGAGCAAGGAAGGAAGCAGCAAGAGAGGGGATAACAGGACAGAGTCCAGGCTGTCAGGAGACTCCGTCAGAGGGGAGCAGGAGAAACAGGGAGCGTCGTTGAAAGCCCGGGGGCCAGAGACTGGTGGGAGGAAACACTCCCAGGCCTATGGCAAGGTCCATACCCGTCACGTCAACCAGCTGTTCATACGGGGTGAGAATGTAATCCTGATTAACCCACAGCCACTCTGA
- the thg1l gene encoding putative tRNA(His) guanylyltransferase isoform X1 has protein sequence MLQPLVLNCLVSVPELSSVVFAVPLRLYWVMDCVQTGVCELDNRKVKMRILMLIQRTHRIRRGITSCFLPPLVRLFHSSSSTMAKSKFEYVRNFETDDTCLRNCYIVVRLDGRNFHKFAEKHKFTKPNDNRALGLMTRSAHSVMEELEDIIIAYGQSDEFSFVFKRTSNWFKRRASKLMTHVASQFSSSYVFYWKEFFGEEPLLYPPGFDGRVVLYPSNRNLRDYLSWRQADCHVNNLYNTVFWTLVQKGGLTTAQAEDRLKGTLAADKNEILFSEFDINYNNESALHRKGTTLIWEKQDETVTKRVKLPNEEEKEVHVTRSRKRVRALHCDIIGEQFWEDHPDILEDDN, from the exons ATGTTGCAGCCACTCGTACTTAATTGCTTGGTTTCTGTTCCGGAACTTTCGTCCGTTGTGTTCGCAGTACCTTTACGACTGTATTGGGTGATGGACTGTGTACAAACCGGCGTGTGTGAACTGGACAACCgtaaagtgaaaat GAGGATCCTCATGCTGATTCAGAGGACACACAGAATCCGTCGCGGCATCACCTCttgttttctccctcctttgGTCCGTCtatttcacagcagcagcagcactatgGCCAAGAGCAAGTTTGAGTATGTCCGCAACTTTGAAACAGACGACACATGTCTCCGAAACTGCTACATTGTTGTGCGACTGGATGGACGCAACTTTCACAA gttCGCAGAGAAGCATAAATTTACAAAGCCCAATGACAACAGGGCCTTGGGCCTGATGACACGGAGCGCTCACTCTGTCATGGAGGAACTAGAGGACATTATCATTGCGTATGGACAGAGTGAtgagttcagttttgttttcaagaGGACCTCCAACTGGTTCAAGAGGAGAGCCAG TAAGCTCATGACGCATGTGGCCTCCCAGTTCTCCTCCTCTTATGTGTTTTACTGGAAGGAGTTTTTTGGGGAGGAGCCCCTCCTGTACCCCCCTGGCTTTGATGGGCGGGTGGTCCTGTATCCTAGCAACCGCAACCTCAGAGACTACCTGAGCTGGAGGCAAGCAGACT GTCATGTAAATAACTTGTACAACACAGTGTTTTGGACGTTAGTACAAAAAGGAGGACTCACCACAGCCCAGGCAGAGGACCGCTTAAAG GGAACGTTAGCTGCAGACAAAAATGAGATCCTGTTCTCTGAGTTTGACATCAACTACAACAATGAATCCGCCCTCCACAGGAAAGGCACCACTCTTATCTGGGAGAAG CAAGATGAAACTGTGACCAAACGAGTGAAGCTTCCAAacgaagaggagaaggaggtgcaTGTGACGCGCAGCAGGAAGAGGGTGCGTGCGCTCCACTGTGACATTATAGGAGAGCAGTTCTGGGAGGACCACCCAGACATTCTGGAGGACGACAATTAA
- the thg1l gene encoding putative tRNA(His) guanylyltransferase isoform X2: protein MLIQRTHRIRRGITSCFLPPLVRLFHSSSSTMAKSKFEYVRNFETDDTCLRNCYIVVRLDGRNFHKFAEKHKFTKPNDNRALGLMTRSAHSVMEELEDIIIAYGQSDEFSFVFKRTSNWFKRRASKLMTHVASQFSSSYVFYWKEFFGEEPLLYPPGFDGRVVLYPSNRNLRDYLSWRQADCHVNNLYNTVFWTLVQKGGLTTAQAEDRLKGTLAADKNEILFSEFDINYNNESALHRKGTTLIWEKQDETVTKRVKLPNEEEKEVHVTRSRKRVRALHCDIIGEQFWEDHPDILEDDN, encoded by the exons ATGCTGATTCAGAGGACACACAGAATCCGTCGCGGCATCACCTCttgttttctccctcctttgGTCCGTCtatttcacagcagcagcagcactatgGCCAAGAGCAAGTTTGAGTATGTCCGCAACTTTGAAACAGACGACACATGTCTCCGAAACTGCTACATTGTTGTGCGACTGGATGGACGCAACTTTCACAA gttCGCAGAGAAGCATAAATTTACAAAGCCCAATGACAACAGGGCCTTGGGCCTGATGACACGGAGCGCTCACTCTGTCATGGAGGAACTAGAGGACATTATCATTGCGTATGGACAGAGTGAtgagttcagttttgttttcaagaGGACCTCCAACTGGTTCAAGAGGAGAGCCAG TAAGCTCATGACGCATGTGGCCTCCCAGTTCTCCTCCTCTTATGTGTTTTACTGGAAGGAGTTTTTTGGGGAGGAGCCCCTCCTGTACCCCCCTGGCTTTGATGGGCGGGTGGTCCTGTATCCTAGCAACCGCAACCTCAGAGACTACCTGAGCTGGAGGCAAGCAGACT GTCATGTAAATAACTTGTACAACACAGTGTTTTGGACGTTAGTACAAAAAGGAGGACTCACCACAGCCCAGGCAGAGGACCGCTTAAAG GGAACGTTAGCTGCAGACAAAAATGAGATCCTGTTCTCTGAGTTTGACATCAACTACAACAATGAATCCGCCCTCCACAGGAAAGGCACCACTCTTATCTGGGAGAAG CAAGATGAAACTGTGACCAAACGAGTGAAGCTTCCAAacgaagaggagaaggaggtgcaTGTGACGCGCAGCAGGAAGAGGGTGCGTGCGCTCCACTGTGACATTATAGGAGAGCAGTTCTGGGAGGACCACCCAGACATTCTGGAGGACGACAATTAA
- the thg1l gene encoding putative tRNA(His) guanylyltransferase isoform X3 encodes MDRVMSSVLFSRGPPTGSRGEPGFDGRVVLYPSNRNLRDYLSWRQADCHVNNLYNTVFWTLVQKGGLTTAQAEDRLKGTLAADKNEILFSEFDINYNNESALHRKGTTLIWEKQDETVTKRVKLPNEEEKEVHVTRSRKRVRALHCDIIGEQFWEDHPDILEDDN; translated from the exons ATGGACAGAGTGAtgagttcagttttgttttcaagaGGACCTCCAACTGGTTCAAGAGGAGAG CCTGGCTTTGATGGGCGGGTGGTCCTGTATCCTAGCAACCGCAACCTCAGAGACTACCTGAGCTGGAGGCAAGCAGACT GTCATGTAAATAACTTGTACAACACAGTGTTTTGGACGTTAGTACAAAAAGGAGGACTCACCACAGCCCAGGCAGAGGACCGCTTAAAG GGAACGTTAGCTGCAGACAAAAATGAGATCCTGTTCTCTGAGTTTGACATCAACTACAACAATGAATCCGCCCTCCACAGGAAAGGCACCACTCTTATCTGGGAGAAG CAAGATGAAACTGTGACCAAACGAGTGAAGCTTCCAAacgaagaggagaaggaggtgcaTGTGACGCGCAGCAGGAAGAGGGTGCGTGCGCTCCACTGTGACATTATAGGAGAGCAGTTCTGGGAGGACCACCCAGACATTCTGGAGGACGACAATTAA
- the LOC115366881 gene encoding LOW QUALITY PROTEIN: probable tRNA(His) guanylyltransferase (The sequence of the model RefSeq protein was modified relative to this genomic sequence to represent the inferred CDS: inserted 1 base in 1 codon), whose translation MRILMLIQRTHRIRRSITSCFLPPLVRLFHSSSSTMAKSKFEYVRNFETDDTCLRNCYIVVRLDGRNFHKFAEKHKFTKPNDNRALGLMTRSAHSVMEELEDIIVAYGQSDEFSFVFKRTSNWFKRRASKLMTHVASQFSSSYVFYWKKFFGEKPLLYPPGFDGRVVLYPSNHNLRDYLSWRQADCHVNNLYNTVFWTLVHKGGLTXIKAEDRLKGTLAADKNEILFSEFDMNYNNESALHRKGTTLIWEKQDETVTKQVKLPNEEEKEVHVTRSRKRVRALHCDIIGEQFWEDHPDILEDDDNS comes from the exons AT GAGGATCCTCATGCTGATTCAGAGGACACACAGAATCCGTCGCAGCATCACCTCttgttttctccctcctttgGTCCGTCtatttcacagcagcagcagcactatgGCCAAGAGCAAGTTTGAGTATGTCCGCAACTTTGAAACAGATGACACATGTCTCCGAAACTGCTACATTGTTGTGCGACTGGATGGACGCAACTTTCACAA gttCGCAGAGAAGCATAAATTTACAAAGCCCAATGACAACAGGGCCTTGGGCCTGATGACACGGAGCGCTCACTCTGTCATGGAGGAACTAGAGGACATTATTGTTGCGTATGGACAGAGTGAcgagttcagttttgttttcaagaGGACCTCCAACTGGTTCAAGAGGAGAGCCAG TAAGCTCATGACGCATGTGGCTTCCCAGTTCTCCTCCTCTTATGTGTTTTACTGGAAGAAGTTTTTTGGGGAGAAGCCCCTCCTGTACCCCCCTGGCTTTGATGGGCGGGTGGTCCTGTATCCTAGCAACCACAACCTGAGAGACTACCTGAGCTGGAGGCAAGCAGACT GTCATGTAAATAACTTGTACAACACAGTGTTTTGGACGTTAGTACATAAAGGAGGACTCA ACATCAAGGCAGAGGACCGCTTAAAG GGAACGTTAGCTGCAGACAAAAATGAGATCCTGTTCTCTGAGTTTGACATGAACTACAACAATGAATCCGCCCTCCACAGGAAAGGCACCACTCTTATCTGGGAGAAG CAAGATGAAACTGTGACCAAACAAGTGAAGCTTCCAAacgaagaggagaaggaggtgcaTGTGACGCGCAGCAGGAAGAGGGTGCGTGCACTCCACTGTGACATTATAGGAGAGCAGTTCTGGGAGGACCACCCAGACATCCTGGAGGACGACGATAACTCCTGA